In Labrus bergylta chromosome 1, fLabBer1.1, whole genome shotgun sequence, one genomic interval encodes:
- the LOC109999787 gene encoding trace amine-associated receptor 13c-like, translated as MMDDQQGAELCYPQLLNSSCRGIMRPRTEAILFYALLSSIAVLTVVLNLLVIISISHFRQLHTPTNLLLLSLAISDLLVGLLVMPLEMMRFIETCWLLGDLMCAMSDIIAFTLTSASVGNMVLISIDRYVAICHPLQYSHQITRSRVELCVCLCWACSILYNGLILKEHLRQPDRYNSCFGECVVVINYVSGTVDLVFTFIGPCVVILVLYMRVFIVAVSQARAMQTHITGAAVGKVRITAVKSERKAARTLGIVILVFLITFCPYYYPSLAGQDISNSASSWAIVSWLLYFNSCLNPLIYALFYPWFRKAIKFIVTLKILEQYSSLTNIL; from the coding sequence ATGATGGATGACCAGCAGGGAGCCGAGCTCTGCTACCCTCAGCTCCTCAATTCTTCTTGCAGGGGAATAATGCGCCCTCGCACTGAGGCCATCCTCTTCTATGCTTTGCTCTCTTCCATCGCTGTCCTCACTGTTGTTCTCAACCTGCTTGTCATCATCTCCATCTCTCACTTCAGACAGCTTCACACCCCCACCAACCTGCTCCTGCTCTCCCTGGCCATCTCGGACCTTCTTGTCGGGCTGCTGGTGATGCCGCTGGAAATGATGCGGTTCATAGAAACCTGCTGGCTGCTGGGAGATCTCATGTGTGCTATGTCTGACATTATAGCCTTCACTCTTACCTCGGCCTCTGTGGGGAACATGGTGCTCATATCGATCGATCGCTATGTAGCTATTTGTCATCCTCTGCAGTACTCCCACCAAATCACTCGCAGTCgagtggagctgtgtgtgtgtctgtgttgggCCTGCTCAATCCTTTACAACGGGCTGATCTTAAAGGAACATCTGAGGCAGCCCGACAGATATAACTCTTGCTTTGGGGAGTGTGTGGTGGTGATTAACTATGTGTCAGGAACAGTAGACCTAGTGTTCACCTTTATCGGCCCCTGTGTGGTCATCCTTGTTCTGTACATGAGAGTGTTTATCGTGGCAGTGTCTCAGGCTCGTGCCATGCAGACTCATATTACAGGGGCTGCAGTCGGCAAGGTTCGAattactgcagtgaaatcaGAGAGGAAGGCGGCCAGGACTCTGGGCATAGTCATACTGGTGTTTTTGATAACTTTCTGTCCATATTACTACCCCTCTCTTGCAGGACAAGACATATCAAACAGTGCATCGTCGTGGGCCATTGTGTCTTGGCTGCTGTACTTTAACTCTTGTTTGAACCCTCTCATATATGCTTTGTTCTATCCGTGGTTTAGAAAAGCGATCAAGTTCATTGTCACACTGAAGATCCTGGAGCAGTACTCGTCTCTGACTAACATACTTTAA